One genomic segment of Candidatus Cloacimonadaceae bacterium includes these proteins:
- a CDS encoding PDDEXK nuclease domain-containing protein: protein MITKDSLSFPDLLAQIQNVHQELNRQATQSVNITLTIRNWLIGYYISEYELRGADRAEYGDKLFERLAEELLLLDVPRTDKRELYRYAKFYRVFPQIVETVNPQLQQLLGKALIDLVDFDTKHDVGNESRIVETPSPQLQIEARQLVSLLSFSHISELLDIDNDTMRVFYIHECIIGNWSVRQLRRQIKSLYYERTGLSTNKQKLVEQTNNTVEVFDPSRTIRDPYVFEFLGLKAKEVMSESHLEDQLIEKLQEFLLELGHGFCFEARQKRILIGETQYYIDLVFYHRILKCHILVELKLAEFNHENIGQLNTYVSWYRKNEMHPGDSDPIGILLCTDKDSTLVEYALAGMDNQLFVSKYLLELPSKEDMQRFLETQLHQDLP, encoded by the coding sequence ATGATAACGAAGGACTCGCTTAGCTTTCCTGACTTACTTGCTCAGATTCAAAATGTTCATCAGGAGTTGAACCGTCAGGCGACTCAGTCTGTCAATATCACTCTTACTATCAGGAATTGGTTAATCGGATATTACATCAGCGAATACGAACTGAGAGGAGCTGACCGGGCTGAATATGGAGATAAGCTGTTTGAACGCTTAGCAGAAGAGCTACTCTTACTTGATGTTCCACGAACTGACAAACGAGAGCTTTATCGATATGCCAAATTCTATAGAGTGTTCCCTCAGATTGTGGAGACAGTGAATCCACAATTACAACAGCTTTTGGGGAAAGCACTTATAGATCTTGTAGATTTTGACACGAAACATGATGTAGGCAATGAATCGAGGATTGTGGAGACACCGTCTCCACAATTGCAGATTGAGGCAAGGCAGTTAGTTAGCCTTTTATCATTTTCTCATATTTCTGAGCTATTGGATATTGATAATGATACAATGAGAGTGTTTTATATACACGAGTGTATAATAGGTAATTGGTCAGTAAGACAGCTTAGGCGTCAGATAAAATCTCTCTACTACGAGCGAACCGGGCTTTCCACAAACAAACAGAAACTCGTCGAGCAAACCAATAATACTGTGGAAGTCTTTGATCCCTCCCGCACCATTAGAGACCCCTATGTTTTTGAATTTCTGGGGCTCAAAGCCAAAGAGGTAATGAGCGAATCCCATCTGGAAGATCAACTCATCGAGAAACTACAGGAATTCCTTCTGGAACTGGGGCATGGTTTCTGCTTTGAAGCCAGACAAAAGCGAATCCTAATTGGCGAAACCCAATACTATATTGATCTGGTATTTTACCACCGCATCCTCAAATGCCATATTCTGGTGGAACTAAAGCTTGCCGAGTTTAATCACGAGAACATCGGTCAACTAAACACCTACGTAAGCTGGTACCGAAAGAATGAAATGCATCCGGGTGATAGCGATCCCATTGGCATTTTGCTGTGTACAGATAAAGATTCCACTCTCGTGGAGTATGCTCTGGCTGGCATGGATAACCAACTCTTTGTTTCAAAATATCTGCTGGAGCTACCCAGCAAGGAAGATATGCAAAGATTCCTTGAAACTCAATTGCATCAGGATTTACCATGA
- the brxC gene encoding BREX system P-loop protein BrxC: protein MSIKDLFAKPIDRKIEGVIQADDARNLLQEIDEYVVTKEIKSQLESFLDAYTNNNSMPGVWISGFFGSGKSHLLKMISLLLEGWKHDGISILYMFLDKCKDEPFLCGNLKKTASIPAKSILFNIDLKADIKSKEQSDAILSVFVKVFNETCGYYGKHGYIAKFERDLDMRGLFDGFKDKYHEISGKEWKIGRAVAALENQNIAKAYAAIANVDVSSVLGLLDKYQKDYTVSIEEFSNDVNEYIKKQGDNFRLIFCVDEVGQYIANNTNLMLNLQTISETFYSLCKGRAWIIVTSQSDLQTMLGHIKQAQSTEYGRITARFPIKMNLSGANVEEVLQKRLLEKKEDCIDPLLKIYHKYKDSFKVLFHLADGAKTYRGFVDSEDFTRSYPFIPYQAFLLQTAFISLSENDAFPGKYTSVGTRSLLSIYQHVVNAIGSKEVGTIASFDLMYEGFQSMIKPHLLHTIHTAEGNLNDEFAVRVLKVLFVVKYVRDFKATVRNLRILMMEGFDDDVPVLEKRIAQAVNLLEQQVYIERNGEQYSYLTNEEKDVEQQIKSTQVEDSIILDELDKLMFTSYSLIKSNKIRYEANKQDFPFTRKIDNQTFGKVQEITLQLITPSYSYYDDDKQILANSMGKPELLIVMPPDNRFWEDLWMYKRTEKYCQQNSSTTTSESARKIVIDKQLQNNNRANQIRARFMELVSQAKLIASGDLLEINPGDATSRIYEGCQGLISRIYPNLKMLKGLGVTDQDIESQILNEQETLDVKIPMSEAELGVFSEISLAQSSSRCLTLNNLIEKFGKRPYGWSESATICLIARLYSLNKVEIYYQSRPLEKAELVKTLKSKDKYPNLILQTQTEISLDQERKLKKLFSELLDTPNTSNDPKSISKELSDGLKALADKLDIYYHQRDVFSFAAILLPAITQIREAVNKPFKWYYNELLTQETQLTQLKTDMIDPVLRFFSSPQADIYKQIRSFLQFNEPNLSYLDEEAVKALTEGISDPDVYRGGKIQTLKTQFDLLSDQLKLKLNAEIQATLKKVSTLKENLKPDIESIDPEPPIIQNIEAKFIHVSDAIKNAKLIAVIQTTLSRFEDYEYLQILNTLHNSKTKTDSPGAEPRIISSRSIKPLYTKGIINDRADLKSYLEAWETALLRELDKGNKIKL from the coding sequence ATGTCGATAAAAGACTTGTTTGCCAAACCGATTGATCGTAAAATTGAAGGTGTAATTCAAGCTGATGATGCCAGAAACTTGCTTCAGGAAATTGATGAATACGTAGTTACAAAAGAAATAAAGTCCCAGCTTGAATCCTTTCTGGATGCTTATACAAATAACAATAGCATGCCCGGAGTGTGGATATCCGGTTTCTTTGGCTCGGGAAAATCACATCTATTGAAGATGATATCCTTACTCCTCGAGGGATGGAAACACGATGGTATTTCAATCCTCTATATGTTCTTAGATAAATGCAAGGATGAACCCTTTTTATGTGGAAATCTGAAGAAAACAGCCTCCATTCCTGCCAAAAGCATACTCTTTAATATCGATTTGAAAGCAGACATCAAATCCAAAGAGCAATCTGATGCTATCCTCAGTGTGTTCGTAAAAGTCTTTAACGAAACCTGTGGGTACTATGGTAAGCATGGATACATCGCCAAGTTTGAACGTGATCTCGACATGCGAGGGTTGTTTGATGGCTTCAAAGATAAGTATCATGAAATCTCAGGAAAGGAATGGAAGATAGGCAGAGCCGTTGCAGCTTTGGAAAATCAGAATATAGCCAAAGCTTATGCAGCTATAGCCAACGTAGATGTAAGTAGTGTGTTGGGACTATTGGATAAATACCAAAAGGACTATACTGTATCCATAGAAGAATTTAGCAACGATGTGAATGAGTATATCAAGAAACAAGGCGATAATTTCCGTTTAATCTTTTGTGTGGATGAAGTAGGACAGTACATTGCCAACAACACCAATTTAATGCTTAATCTGCAGACCATTTCAGAGACCTTTTATTCCCTGTGCAAAGGCAGGGCCTGGATTATTGTTACTTCCCAATCCGACTTACAGACTATGTTGGGGCACATAAAGCAGGCACAGAGCACTGAATATGGGAGAATAACTGCCCGGTTTCCAATTAAGATGAATCTTAGCGGTGCGAATGTGGAGGAAGTTCTCCAAAAGAGGCTATTGGAAAAGAAGGAAGATTGCATCGATCCATTGCTTAAAATCTATCACAAATATAAAGATAGCTTCAAGGTTCTATTCCATCTTGCAGATGGAGCAAAAACCTATCGTGGTTTTGTCGATTCGGAGGATTTTACTCGCTCTTATCCGTTTATCCCTTATCAGGCATTTCTGCTTCAGACTGCTTTCATTTCTTTATCTGAAAATGATGCCTTCCCTGGCAAGTACACTTCTGTAGGCACAAGAAGTCTATTGTCTATATATCAGCATGTAGTAAATGCTATCGGAAGCAAAGAAGTAGGGACAATAGCCAGTTTTGATCTCATGTATGAAGGATTCCAATCCATGATAAAACCGCATCTTCTTCATACAATTCATACTGCTGAGGGAAACCTCAATGATGAATTTGCTGTGAGGGTGCTTAAAGTGTTATTCGTTGTTAAATACGTTAGAGATTTCAAGGCAACCGTACGTAACCTGCGAATACTTATGATGGAAGGATTTGATGATGATGTACCGGTATTGGAAAAGAGAATTGCCCAAGCTGTAAACCTCTTGGAACAGCAAGTATATATTGAGCGAAATGGCGAGCAGTATTCTTACCTAACTAATGAGGAAAAAGACGTTGAACAACAGATTAAAAGCACTCAAGTAGAAGATAGTATCATTTTAGATGAGCTGGACAAGCTGATGTTTACGTCTTATAGCTTGATTAAGTCTAATAAAATCCGCTATGAAGCCAATAAACAGGATTTCCCATTTACCCGAAAAATCGATAATCAAACCTTTGGTAAAGTGCAGGAAATAACACTTCAGTTAATCACTCCAAGCTACAGCTATTATGATGACGATAAACAGATTCTGGCAAACTCCATGGGTAAACCGGAGTTGCTTATTGTAATGCCTCCGGATAACCGTTTTTGGGAAGATTTGTGGATGTATAAAAGAACGGAGAAGTACTGCCAACAAAACAGCAGTACTACCACAAGTGAATCTGCCCGTAAAATAGTGATTGATAAACAACTTCAGAACAACAACCGGGCTAATCAGATCAGAGCACGTTTTATGGAATTAGTATCCCAAGCTAAGCTTATAGCATCAGGAGACTTATTGGAGATTAATCCCGGTGATGCTACTTCCCGTATCTATGAAGGCTGCCAAGGGCTGATATCCAGAATCTACCCCAATCTCAAAATGCTCAAAGGACTTGGGGTTACTGATCAGGATATCGAAAGCCAGATATTAAACGAGCAGGAGACTCTGGATGTAAAGATACCAATGTCCGAAGCAGAACTGGGGGTGTTTAGTGAAATCAGCTTAGCGCAAAGCAGCTCAAGGTGTCTCACGCTGAACAATCTCATCGAGAAATTTGGTAAAAGACCTTATGGCTGGAGTGAGTCTGCCACGATCTGCCTTATCGCCAGACTTTACAGCCTGAATAAGGTGGAAATATATTACCAAAGCAGACCACTGGAAAAAGCCGAATTAGTGAAAACGCTAAAATCGAAAGATAAGTATCCCAATCTAATTCTGCAAACCCAAACAGAAATCAGTTTAGATCAGGAACGCAAGCTTAAAAAACTCTTCAGTGAACTGCTTGATACACCAAATACCTCAAATGATCCGAAGAGCATCAGCAAAGAACTATCAGATGGGTTAAAAGCCTTGGCAGATAAGTTAGATATCTACTATCATCAAAGAGATGTCTTCTCGTTTGCAGCGATACTTCTTCCTGCCATCACTCAAATCAGAGAAGCTGTAAACAAACCTTTTAAGTGGTATTACAACGAATTGCTGACTCAGGAAACCCAATTGACGCAGCTTAAAACTGACATGATTGACCCTGTCCTGAGATTCTTCTCCAGTCCCCAAGCAGATATTTATAAACAAATTCGCAGCTTCTTGCAATTTAATGAGCCCAATCTGAGCTATTTGGATGAGGAAGCAGTTAAGGCACTTACTGAAGGGATTAGCGATCCAGATGTTTATCGGGGTGGCAAGATTCAAACTCTCAAAACCCAATTTGATTTGCTAAGTGATCAGCTAAAGCTCAAATTGAATGCTGAAATTCAGGCAACCTTAAAGAAAGTTTCCACTCTAAAAGAAAACCTTAAGCCAGATATTGAGAGTATTGATCCCGAACCCCCAATCATCCAAAATATTGAAGCCAAATTCATACATGTTAGTGATGCCATAAAGAATGCTAAGCTGATTGCCGTTATCCAGACGACTCTAAGCAGATTTGAAGATTACGAGTATCTACAGATTCTAAACACTCTGCACAACTCCAAAACCAAGACCGATAGCCCCGGAGCAGAACCCAGGATAATCAGCAGCCGAAGTATCAAACCTCTATATACTAAAGGAATTATCAATGATAGAGCTGATTTGAAAAGCTATCTCGAAGCTTGGGAAACAGCACTTCTCCGCGAACTCGACAAGGGCAATAAAATCAAACTGTAG
- a CDS encoding DUF1788 domain-containing protein has translation MSSSKFVNMTGLANELPYYICPFEVEDTLEMYQRITQLKNQLELKGISVFEINLYRLVIEHLENVGEKDSIIEKESSLSRAERLNTLCSITDAEEFICPIIYEKIKQADFKIIFITGVGEVFPYIRTHNVLTNLQVLYTEKPVVLFFPGNYDTDNEKGSNLTLFGRLDDRYYRAFNIFRCQL, from the coding sequence ATGAGCAGTTCCAAATTCGTAAATATGACAGGATTAGCCAATGAACTGCCATATTACATCTGTCCATTCGAGGTAGAAGATACCTTAGAAATGTACCAAAGAATTACTCAACTGAAGAATCAGTTGGAGCTAAAAGGGATAAGTGTTTTTGAGATTAATCTGTACCGGTTAGTCATTGAACATTTAGAAAACGTTGGAGAAAAAGATAGCATCATAGAAAAAGAATCCAGCCTATCAAGGGCTGAACGGCTTAACACACTTTGTTCTATTACAGATGCGGAAGAGTTCATTTGCCCAATAATCTATGAAAAGATCAAACAAGCTGATTTCAAAATCATCTTTATCACTGGAGTGGGAGAGGTTTTTCCATACATTCGCACCCATAATGTCCTCACCAATCTTCAGGTCTTATATACTGAGAAACCTGTAGTGCTCTTTTTCCCGGGTAACTATGATACGGATAATGAGAAGGGTTCTAATCTGACTCTATTTGGAAGATTAGATGATAGATACTATAGAGCTTTTAACATTTTCAGATGCCAATTATAA
- a CDS encoding DUF1819 family protein → MPETRFSFGFTAGALLYRDSVLLSKLYLETKSWDMVREMVLADNLLQIRTVSAQKRIYSETCTRLKTLSEPAIELIANGNRDEQCQLLWYALCKKYDFIRDFALEVFSDKINRRDYIITIADFNIFFSRKAELVEKLNSISVISRKKLQTNLFKMMQSAGIVDSNQHLKLLMISPQVKRIITADASIPLSIYPSIIGF, encoded by the coding sequence ATGCCTGAGACAAGATTTAGCTTTGGCTTTACTGCAGGAGCTCTCTTATATAGAGATTCTGTCCTTCTATCCAAGCTGTATCTTGAGACCAAGAGCTGGGATATGGTTCGGGAAATGGTTCTGGCAGATAATTTACTGCAAATCAGAACCGTGTCAGCTCAAAAGCGTATTTACTCTGAGACTTGTACCAGGTTAAAGACTCTATCTGAACCAGCAATTGAACTTATTGCAAATGGTAACCGGGATGAACAATGCCAATTGCTCTGGTATGCTCTCTGCAAGAAATACGATTTTATAAGGGATTTTGCCTTAGAGGTGTTTAGTGATAAAATCAACCGCAGGGATTACATCATAACCATAGCTGATTTCAATATCTTCTTTAGCAGAAAAGCCGAACTGGTCGAAAAACTAAATAGTATCTCTGTAATCTCCAGAAAGAAGCTTCAAACCAATCTATTCAAAATGATGCAGAGTGCCGGGATAGTGGATTCTAATCAGCACCTCAAATTACTGATGATATCTCCCCAAGTTAAACGAATCATCACTGCAGATGCCTCTATTCCACTATCTATCTATCCTTCAATAATTGGATTTTGA
- a CDS encoding helix-turn-helix domain-containing protein, producing MEDRWLSVEEISQYLGVTRDTVYKWLSEKKLPAHKIGRLWKFKKEDIDLWVKAHSIKDGSEDSNNA from the coding sequence ATGGAAGACAGATGGTTATCCGTTGAGGAAATAAGTCAATATCTCGGAGTGACAAGGGACACTGTCTATAAATGGCTCAGTGAAAAGAAGCTTCCAGCTCACAAGATTGGAAGACTGTGGAAATTCAAAAAAGAGGACATTGATCTATGGGTAAAAGCCCATTCTATAAAGGATGGTTCAGAGGATTCAAATAATGCCTGA
- a CDS encoding ATP-binding protein: MKQGKLVRTQNVVAADKCIEYLLNRPKMEMVGLGLLYGRPGLGKTTYASRIAFSKGYVYLRLEATTTPKAFASKLLLALYKRFGMGEYVPYGTANDLFMLCLSLLEDHRDTIIVVDEIDYAFRHPQLLGAIRDIVDETTAIVILVGMQSAKDKLNQINEYYFDRCNFFYEFQDLPKKDIAQLCGEILEIKFHPDIVEYVHFHSCGNVRKAMKLIRSVEEIGRYKNLEVVSQADLDN, from the coding sequence ATGAAACAGGGAAAACTTGTCAGAACTCAGAACGTAGTCGCTGCAGATAAATGCATAGAATACCTACTAAACCGACCCAAGATGGAGATGGTGGGACTCGGGTTGCTGTATGGCAGGCCGGGACTGGGAAAGACCACGTATGCCAGTCGGATCGCTTTTAGTAAAGGCTATGTCTATCTCAGACTGGAAGCCACTACCACACCCAAGGCGTTTGCCTCCAAGCTACTCTTAGCCTTATACAAGAGATTTGGCATGGGAGAGTACGTACCATACGGAACAGCCAATGACCTCTTTATGCTGTGCTTATCGCTCCTGGAAGACCATCGTGATACGATCATAGTGGTAGATGAGATAGACTATGCCTTCCGGCATCCCCAGCTCTTAGGTGCGATCAGGGATATCGTGGATGAGACCACAGCGATAGTAATCCTGGTCGGGATGCAGAGTGCGAAAGATAAGCTCAATCAGATCAATGAGTATTACTTTGATAGATGCAATTTCTTCTATGAATTCCAAGACCTACCCAAGAAGGACATCGCCCAGTTATGCGGCGAGATACTGGAGATCAAGTTCCACCCAGATATTGTTGAGTATGTCCACTTCCACTCTTGCGGCAATGTCCGCAAAGCCATGAAGCTTATCCGCTCAGTGGAAGAGATCGGAAGATATAAGAACCTTGAAGTAGTATCCCAAGCCGATCTGGATAATTGA
- a CDS encoding Mu transposase C-terminal domain-containing protein → MFPYSGRPTEEFLREYRNKLNELQELMESQGLKLEIKSGGRCIVVPEVRAGLSKVSGNSDVNVKGNSNNTATADDADNSFMLAYSQQYNAKADSSEDNLESETVYETYEDYLDFERKLTLIHEARDNDVLIDFSSEFLDLAPVEEERLLFKDEAQLYGRFCQEVFRRLHGVDSRTLAWKRITSDYNTKRLVPELYNLKGPRKERALREWLNIYLENKLDMYALIHKSKGKYKERKITFQEQHYLLHLLLNPNRIKIGSAITNLKQMSRNKVIESETNERTLRRWCEEWAARHPAEWHQARDGSKFVSERIIKTIMRDDSSLTVGQVWVADGHTLSFDILNPQTGRAQRMTMIMVMDWASRYPVGASLAFTEDSQHILTAFRNGFINCSQIADNNSGIMAVLPEYVYLDNGKAFRAKLFHESWEEHDLNKELGGIFPRLNIGVRFAESYNAKAKVIERFFKTFQEQFERFITTFRGASIADKPSVLHRNEKWAKKLYTGKPPTIEETMQMIAFYVRFCYGETPHTSLNRRTPYEVFSAARIAENRQVEISRLNFLMMAMERKNIRSEGIRLDKKVYWHRDMVNHVGQPCIIRFDYSDARWIVVYDKNDVFICQAALRKTQHPFIEVSMDKAVSHKELNKEYNEIKGLKREKERNAKKWVVNSQKAVDRILSNSTAKQEKLEDQGARAIFSSPPMLEAPPKDSDEIIDEMTRKAMLNLPKHPDMLSPEEREQLDAKEKERLAELEINRIIEQEIKESFDRIGLDYNDSNGEMPISMKIAFSKTAREYYKSQQTSSVDQCETSDNPSPTDTIVTSDSNISTVTAEEHNQNDAISKTTELPEVNNQIIAEVGKEPAPFAHLSRAELLKRIGITN, encoded by the coding sequence ATGTTTCCTTATAGTGGCAGACCTACCGAGGAGTTCCTGAGAGAATATCGGAATAAGCTGAATGAACTGCAAGAACTGATGGAAAGCCAAGGACTGAAGCTTGAGATCAAGAGTGGTGGCAGATGCATAGTGGTACCGGAGGTAAGAGCTGGATTAAGCAAGGTAAGTGGGAATAGTGATGTTAATGTTAAAGGTAATAGCAATAACACTGCCACTGCTGACGATGCCGACAATAGCTTTATGCTAGCTTACAGCCAGCAATATAATGCCAAAGCTGATAGTTCAGAAGACAATCTGGAGTCCGAGACAGTCTATGAGACCTATGAAGATTATCTGGACTTTGAACGCAAACTCACTCTGATCCATGAAGCACGAGATAATGATGTGTTGATCGACTTCTCCAGTGAATTCCTTGATCTGGCTCCGGTGGAAGAGGAAAGGCTGCTATTCAAGGATGAAGCTCAGCTTTATGGGAGGTTCTGCCAAGAGGTGTTCCGCAGATTACATGGAGTAGATTCCAGGACATTAGCCTGGAAACGCATCACCAGTGACTATAACACCAAGAGACTGGTGCCGGAGCTCTACAATCTCAAAGGACCAAGAAAAGAGAGGGCACTGCGAGAATGGCTCAATATCTACCTTGAAAACAAGCTTGATATGTATGCCCTGATCCATAAGAGCAAGGGCAAGTATAAAGAGCGTAAGATCACCTTTCAAGAACAGCACTATCTGCTGCATCTGCTGCTCAATCCCAATCGCATCAAGATCGGCTCTGCCATCACCAACCTCAAACAGATGAGCAGAAACAAAGTAATAGAATCAGAGACCAATGAACGCACGCTCAGACGCTGGTGTGAAGAATGGGCAGCCAGGCATCCGGCAGAATGGCATCAAGCCAGGGATGGCAGTAAGTTCGTATCTGAAAGGATCATCAAGACCATTATGCGGGATGATAGCAGCCTGACAGTGGGACAGGTATGGGTGGCTGATGGACATACCCTCTCCTTTGATATCCTCAATCCTCAGACCGGAAGAGCGCAACGTATGACCATGATCATGGTGATGGACTGGGCAAGCAGATATCCGGTGGGAGCGTCACTTGCCTTTACCGAAGATAGTCAGCATATCCTCACAGCCTTCCGTAATGGCTTTATCAACTGCTCGCAGATCGCAGATAATAATAGTGGAATCATGGCAGTGCTACCGGAGTATGTATATCTGGATAATGGCAAAGCCTTCCGAGCCAAGCTCTTTCATGAGAGCTGGGAAGAGCATGACCTGAACAAGGAACTGGGAGGCATCTTCCCCCGGCTTAATATCGGAGTGAGATTCGCAGAGAGTTACAATGCCAAAGCCAAGGTGATCGAACGCTTCTTCAAGACCTTCCAGGAACAGTTTGAGAGGTTCATTACCACCTTCAGAGGAGCATCGATTGCCGATAAGCCCTCAGTGCTACACCGCAACGAGAAGTGGGCAAAGAAGCTCTATACCGGTAAACCGCCCACCATTGAAGAGACGATGCAGATGATAGCCTTCTATGTGAGATTCTGCTATGGAGAGACCCCACATACCTCACTGAACAGACGGACTCCTTATGAGGTCTTCAGTGCCGCCAGAATAGCTGAGAATCGACAAGTGGAGATATCCAGGCTCAACTTCTTAATGATGGCGATGGAGCGCAAGAATATCCGTAGCGAAGGCATCAGACTGGATAAGAAAGTCTATTGGCATCGGGACATGGTGAACCATGTGGGGCAGCCTTGTATCATCAGGTTCGATTACAGCGATGCCAGATGGATAGTGGTCTATGATAAGAACGATGTCTTTATCTGCCAGGCAGCACTCCGCAAGACGCAGCATCCTTTCATTGAAGTCTCGATGGATAAGGCAGTCTCGCATAAGGAACTCAATAAAGAATACAATGAGATCAAGGGCTTAAAACGAGAGAAAGAACGCAATGCTAAGAAGTGGGTTGTGAACTCCCAGAAAGCAGTTGATAGAATCTTGAGCAATTCAACAGCCAAGCAGGAGAAGCTTGAGGATCAGGGTGCCAGAGCAATCTTCAGCAGTCCTCCCATGCTGGAAGCACCACCCAAGGATAGCGATGAGATCATCGATGAGATGACCAGAAAGGCGATGTTGAACCTGCCGAAGCATCCGGATATGCTGAGTCCTGAAGAGCGGGAACAGCTTGATGCTAAGGAGAAAGAGAGACTGGCAGAATTAGAGATAAACCGCATAATAGAACAGGAAATCAAAGAATCATTCGATAGGATAGGACTCGATTATAATGACAGCAATGGTGAAATGCCCATATCTATGAAAATCGCATTTAGTAAGACCGCAAGAGAGTATTACAAATCGCAACAAACAAGCTCGGTTGATCAGTGCGAGACATCTGATAATCCAAGCCCGACTGACACGATTGTAACATCGGATAGTAATATCTCGACAGTCACGGCAGAAGAGCATAATCAAAACGATGCCATATCCAAAACAACTGAGTTGCCAGAAGTGAACAATCAGATAATAGCTGAGGTTGGGAAAGAGCCGGCACCATTCGCACACCTCTCCAGAGCGGAACTACTCAAACGAATCGGGATAACCAATTAG
- a CDS encoding S24 family peptidase: protein MNKPTIGQRLSLVIKAMRLKDYQFANKYGISRASLSRYKLNERYPDPEFLEALSKDNINIHWLFTGKGSMHARDEFQELIQSNQVPTSPNNPDTSNPTIISPILHPINNQDFDPNRSITFPIVGEIAAGPPMEIKDEWSQVGQIQLPVSFLPGNPKQYTVFQVNGSSMEPVIQHQDIVVIKSDLSWENADGNIAVVRTDDGLTIKKVQIDHRRQQIILQPFNIDYPVLVLDSDWNYGAFLIGTIALQLRFF from the coding sequence ATGAATAAACCGACTATCGGACAACGCCTTAGCTTGGTGATTAAGGCAATGCGACTCAAGGATTACCAGTTTGCCAATAAGTATGGCATCTCCCGTGCCTCGCTTTCCCGATACAAGCTAAACGAGAGATATCCCGATCCAGAGTTCTTGGAAGCCCTCTCCAAGGACAACATCAATATCCACTGGCTCTTTACCGGAAAGGGCTCTATGCATGCCAGAGACGAGTTTCAAGAGCTCATCCAATCCAATCAAGTCCCTACAAGCCCTAACAATCCAGATACCTCAAACCCTACCATCATCTCACCAATCCTGCATCCCATCAACAATCAAGACTTCGATCCCAATCGGTCTATCACCTTTCCCATAGTCGGTGAAATAGCTGCCGGACCTCCGATGGAGATCAAGGACGAGTGGAGTCAGGTGGGTCAGATTCAGCTGCCAGTCTCATTCCTGCCCGGTAACCCCAAGCAATATACTGTCTTTCAAGTAAATGGCAGCAGTATGGAACCTGTGATCCAGCATCAGGACATCGTGGTCATCAAGAGCGATCTGAGTTGGGAAAATGCTGATGGGAACATTGCAGTTGTAAGGACTGACGATGGTCTCACCATCAAGAAGGTGCAGATCGACCACCGCAGGCAACAGATTATCCTCCAACCATTTAATATAGACTACCCGGTTCTGGTTTTAGACTCAGATTGGAATTA